The nucleotide sequence ggtagctcagtgggtagagccgggtagctcagtgggtagagccgggtagctcagtgggtagagccgggtagctcagtgggtagagccgggtagctcagtgggtagagccgggtagctcagtgggtagagccgggtagctcagtgggtagagccgggtagctcagtgggtagagccgggtagctcagtgggtagagccgggtagctcagtgggtagagccgggtagctcagtgggtagagccgggtagctcagtgggtagagccgggtagctcagtgggtagagccgggtagctcagtgggtagagccggGTGcggggtagctcagtgggtagaaccgggtagctcagtgggtagagccgggtagctcagtgggtagagccgggtagctcagtgggtagagccgggtagctcagtgggtagagccgggtagctcagtgggtagagccgggtagctcagtgggtagagccgggtagctcagtggtagagccgggtagctcagtgggtagagccgggtagctcagtgggtagagccgggtagctcagtggtagagcactggacttgtgatcctagggtcacgggttcgaatggCGGCCGGGCCAGGATGGACACGGGTCGACTtgatgtgcagactcagagacggtatccatgtcccacccccgtatTACCAcgatggcacgtaaaagacctaaGTCATTGTCATTAGACATTagtaagtgcaggtggctgattacacctaaacacgcacacagctgggtagcgcgactctgtttctgctagctttccactgggaggaagcgactcgaatttcccagcatttgaataataaagtaaagtaaatgtAAATAACAAGTAGTAGTGTGCAATCAGTGCACATTTGATCATGGTCGTAtatcgatactttgacgagacaatcCTAATGCTGAAGACTCGAAGAAGTCACATGTAGTGGGCTTGTTAGAGTCAAAACATTACACcatatggatggatggatggataagatttacagtccagtgaggttaccctcatggaaattcgggctgctttctccccggggaaagcgagctgccatacatatggcgctacccatattgttttttcctgcatgcgtgtattcatgtttcctgagacttaatgccgtgtgagatggaatttttttactttattcccagtcccacgggtatttgatggacatttttatctatgcctatacaattttgccaggaaagacccttttgtcaatcgtgggatctttaacgtgcacaccccaatgtagtgtacacgaagggacctcggtttttcgtctcatccgaaagactagcacttgaacccatcacctaggttaggaaaggggggagaaaattgctaacaccctgacccagggtcgacctcgcaacctctcgcttccgagcgcaagtgcgttaccactcggccacccagtcctccaCGTGTTACCAATACCTGCCCCAATATAGAACAATATAGATCAATATAGATCAATATAGATCAACTGGTCTGAGAggatgttaaaggcacactcagcttcacgtaaaccatcagtttctggtcaaaggcactgtcaggcttttacacacagtacaaacacctttttgtttaaacactcaccgcttgagaacatcttaggtgccctccgtaaagagcgagcatttttcaaagaatttatttttgcgtggccagacGGATTGTCTAacccacaatcggacgcctcgttttggcgctagaactaaattttaaaatctaaataataatgttacagcttgttacacaaacattcttaaatcattaaagaattcttttttcatcaagacaagatcagtacagtTCGAAGTTTGGAAAGtatgaaaaaagggagcccggaagcaggttCCAGGTcacgcagtcgtttgttgcattttagattcagaggtacacaatgacGTGCTATTACAGATACAGCGAGTTGCAtcgaaatcacaaactgacgactaaattgtgaaaaaaaggaaagtcgatcacacgggttcacgatggctcaggggtaaaataaaccacgaaatctagtgtgtggtttacgcaagctaaatagccattaaaacgaactgtgtcatttaatgctattaaatgttattgtcatcattttcacgagttttcattcataccCAGCCGgggaataaatctcatgttccccatgcaataaatcgaggtggtgaatgggtttgagctttcaggtgaaacgtggattgtcaaagtaaaaacccaatcaggctgattgtttgatgtgtggaaccatcgcagttttggattcgtgtttcggaggacaacgattgtaagcattcactctcagagacacccaatcaatgttgataattaccgcggcgactcatggtcaatttgcaacttatctctgttatcgcaaaatccacaacgaaaagtcataaaacacttaaaggcacagtaagcctcccgtaaaccatcacagagctccccgagcgtctacatacagtacaagcatacttccatttgaacgctcaccgaacgggaacatcctggctgctttctgtcgagcgtgagaaattttgaaagaatttattttcgtggacttggtcatTAACAACAATGGCGcatcgttttggtgctggacggctgttatgataccggaaatcacgcccggacagtaagcctcccgtaaaccatcacagatactgtcaggcttttacacacagtacaaacacccttccatttgaacgctcaccaaacgggaacatcctaggtgccctacgtaaagagcgagcaatttttaaagaattaatttttgcagattgtctcggtgaacactttttggacccatcctgaactcaggtcaaacatgagttacttcccttcgggtctcattctatcgatgtaaactggcgatagccgtgaatcgatgattatcaaaatgtttttggaccgtggtgcgtttttgcgctagacctaacttttaaaatctaaataataaattgacagcttcttacacaaacattctttaatcataaaagaattcttttttcatcaagacaagatcagtacaattcgaagttgtgaaagtttgaaaaaagaaaagcccggaagcagggtcacgcaagggtcgtagcagaccaCGGtatatcagtgcatatcgccgttcctctcaagaGTCAAAatccatcgctagagttcttgtgaaccacagccgtttgtttcgtgcataaaaaacgtgctattgtaaataagctcacatcgagtcgcattcaaatgactaactgacgactacattgtgaaaaagagaaacataatcacacgggttcacgatggctcaggggtaagataaaccacgcaaaaataaattctttgaaaattgctcgctctttacgtaggccacctaggatgttcccgtatTTGGTgaacgttcaaatggaagggtgtttgtactgtgtgtaaaagcctgaacgtatctgtgatggtttacgggaggcttactgtgcctttaaaagaaaagaaatatgctcaacacttactgaactcagacataattatgatcgcagttctgtacattttcagactgaaagaaaagcgtcaacatgccacgtttgacgtcacagacaagtttgacgtgttatctcgagctattgtgacgatgctttgtggcccagagttggattctaaaaattcgtctccctgtgggttattgtgcattttgttgcactaccaaaatgatgacaaaaacgatgtttggtggcttgttgtcagaccagtatttttgtgttggtcctcggggaatATATATCGTCTTTTGTCACATATTTATCAActgcggccttcggccttggtcgataacgATGAAACAAAAtacgatatggtcccctcggaccaacaacaaagttggtctgtcaacaagccaccaaacatcttatattgtaagtgtgttccataaggttagaactgcttttttgtgagaagatttaaatcgttcttggaaccatttgaggcagactgggcctttaaactCAACTGCCAATCAGTCAGTTGAAATGTAAATACCATTGGAGGGACGTATACAAAGACACGAAGCGAAGCTCGGCCAGCTTTAGTAATGGGTAGTAGGGTTGGCGATGGCTTCCTGGGTAGCAGGTAAAGGTATTTTGTCCAAGTGATACTTTACCTTCTCCACAAAGAAGTCTTGTTTGCTTGGCCCCATTACGCCGTTCTCAACTGATTAGAGCCATTCATACTGAGAAGAATTCTCCGGTTTCATATCTTTGACGTGTATTTTCCACGTATACAAAACGTTCGCCGAACAGCTTTTAAAAAAAGTTATTTTACTAATCAGCTTGATGAAATGTTCTGTGTCTGCAGAAAATATTgaaacacaaataaaaaaagttAGTTTTGACACCCCCTTAAATGTTATTAAGATTAATGAGCTCATTTGATACAGTACTGTAATGTTATACGTTATAATATTTGTTGACACCACACTGAGTTATGGTTAGTTGCAACAGGTGCGCCTGTTAATCTAATAACCCATGTGTTGTATGTGCTTCTTATGAATGTCCTTGAAGTCTTATTTTGATGTGTATTTTATAATCGTCGACAGGCAGGTTAGACGTATCGAAATCAATGTCATGTTTATGTGTTCATTGTAATGGACGAAAACGTGTTGCTATTGCTGTTATTTGGAGACCTCCTGTCCCTGTCTCACGTGCAGGCCTCGTCAGTTCCTCGGGCGCCCTGTGGAAGGAGCAGCGTAAGACGGCCCTCGAGATTCTGCGAGACTTCGGGATGGGCAAGAACGTGCTGGCCGAAAAGATCCAGGAGGAGGTCACTCACTACATCCGGGCCGTCGAGGACCACCATGGGGCGCCCGTTGACCTGTCGACCTTGACCCAGATCAGCGTGTCCAACAACATCTGTTCCATCATCTTCGGCAAGCGCTTTGACTACGACGACCCGACCTTCATAGGCTACATGCGGATGTTGGAGGAGAACATGAAAGCCATCGGAGGTAAGCACATCCTAGGACAAGGCTGAGGTGCACGCAGCGACACTGGGTGTTATTCGGGTGGTATGCGACACTGGGTGTCATTCGGGTGGTATACAGCGACACTGGGTGACATTCGGGTGGTATGCAGCGACACTGGGTGTCATTCGGGTGGTATGCGACACTGGGTGACATTCGGGTGGTATGCAGCGACACTGGGTGTCATTCGGGTGGTGTGCAGCGACACTGGGTGTCATTTGGGTGGTATGCAGCCGCGCTagcggattggttgaaattgaaatTTGTTGGGATttcatcccccgaaagcggcgtatggttgACCCTCCATCAACTGACTGGACACAGACCCcctcccgcacacacacacacacacacacacacacacacatatacacacacacacacccacacatacacacacacatacacacatacacacacacatacacacacacacacacacacacacatacacacacacacactaacatacaaacacacatatacacacacacatacacacacacaaacatacaaacacacacacatacacacacacatacacacacacacacacacacacacacacacacacatcaactaCATGGCTGCTGTCTGTGCAGGATGAAAGTTTGTCATCAAATAATGTCGTGACTGACACCAGTGTCAAAAGTGATTTATCTCAAAATTCCCGTTCTGAACAGGACGCAGCCATGATGTTgatttgttgtatgtgtgtaagtgtaggGATGCACCTATCCAGTGTCAAAGGCTAGACAGGCCTGACATGGTGTACATGATGGTGTACATGATGGTGTACATGATGGTGTACATGATGGTGTATATGATGGTGTACATGATGGTGTACATGATGGTGTACATGATGGTGTACATGATGGTGTACATGATGGTGTACATGATGGTGTACAGGATGGTGTACAGGATGGTATACAGGATGGTGTACATGATGGTGTACATGATGGTGTACATGATGGTGTACATGATGGTGTACATGATGGTGTACATGATGGTGTACATGATGGTGTACAGGATGGTGTACATGATGGTGTACATGATGGTGTATATGATGGTGTACATGATGGTGTACATGATGGTGTACATGATGGTGTACATGATGGTGTACATGATGGTGTACATGATGGTGTACAGGATGGTGTACAGGATGGTATACAGGATGGTGTACAGGATGGTGTACATGATGGTGTACATGATGGTGTACATGATGGTATACAGGATGGTATACAGGATGGTGTACATGATGGTGTACATGATGGTGTACATGATGGTGTACATGATGGTGTACATGATGGTGTACAGGATGGTATACAGGATGGTATACAGGATGGTGTACATGATGGTGTACATGATGGTGTACATGATGGTGTACAGGATGGTATACAGGATGGTATACAGGATGGTGTACATGATGGTGTACATGATGGTGTACAGGATGGTGTACATGATGGTGTACAGGATGGTGTACAGGATGGTGTACAGGATGGTGTACATGGTGGTGTACAGGATGGTGTACAGGATGGTGTACATGATGGTGTACATGATGGTGTACAGGATGGTGTACATGATGGTGTACATGATGGTGTACATGATGGTGTACAGGATGGTGTACATGATGGTGTACAGGATGGTGTACATGATGGTGTACATGATGGTGTACAGGATGGTGTACATGATGGTGTACATGATGGTGTACATGATGGTGTACATGATGGTGTACATGATGGTGTACACGACTCTAAAGTAACACCTGTCAAAACAGTACTCCACAGGGACCAAGCTGTTTCTACATTGCAGGCCGCAATGTATCATTTGTTCATCGATCATCAAATTAATGTTTTATTGTTCCATATAGTAGACACAGGCTGTTCTGTCTTGTTAAAAAACCCAACAAGAATGGTAGTTAATTGGAACGTTCATTTCAATGACCTACCATTCTTGCTTTTTGTtgtgaatgttggaacgttggcagtctctctgtttgtgGATGTGTTCTTTCTTGAGAGGTGTCTCCTCATTGAGAGGTGTCTCCTCATTAGAGGTGTCTCCTCATTAGAGGGGTCTGACATCGCAGGAACTACTGTACAAGTAAACGTTGTGTTTTCAGCCTCGGCCATCATCAACTACATGCCAATCCTGGAGCACCTTCCTGGTGACCTCTTCAAGGTCAAACTGGTCGTTTCCAGGGCAATGAAGTTTTACGATTTCGTCCGCCAGCAGATATCGGAGCACCGCAAGGACCGGAGCCAGCACACAGAGAAGACAGACTTTATCCACGCTTACCTCACCCAGGGGGAACAACTGGCACAAAGCAACGTCGAAAACACACTGGATAGTGAGTCACGTGCAAAAACGATCACATTATAGTATTATTTTAAGGGACACGCACAAAAACATGCAGAGAAGCTCCGACCCGCTTTAGGAAAGGGGATAGTAGGGGTTCAATTGTACACTCAGTgggctgtttgtgttgtttcgTCAGATCAATGAACAGTTCACAGCGAGGAAAATCTTATTGGAAAAGCAGTAAAATAATGATTCGTGATAAATGTTTCTCTCTGTCATACTAGCACCAGGGCGTGCACGAAGTTAAACTTGTTGCTACCCGACTAGGTGGGAAGGAGCCGTGGGGTCtgaattggttgaaatcacaacaaatctcatttTCAACAAATCTGGCTCCGTggctgcgcacacacacatgcacacacactacacacatacgagtacagactcatgcacgcgtgcgcgcacacacacacacacacacacacacacacacacacacacacacacacacacacacacacgtgtacctCACCCCATGTGGCTGCGAGTGAAGACTCGTTACGTAGGAGAGGGTGAACAGTTTGTTTTGCCATTCCAGAGTATCCTTTGACGCTGTCTTCTCCCTCCTTCCAGACGAGAATTTGCAGAACTCCATCTCTGACCTGTTCGTTGCGGGCACGGAGACGACGTCCACCGCCATCCGCTGGACTCTGCTCTTCTTCCTCCACTACCCGAAGGTGCAGGACAAGTGCTTCCAGgaaatctctgacgtcattGGCTCCGGGCGCGCGCCATCCATGCAGGACAGGCCCAAGCTCCAGTACCTGGAAGCCACCATCATGGAAGTCTTGCGCAGAGCGGATATTGTGCCCACCGCGGTGCCTCATGGGCTCGCTCATGACGTCATGTTCCGTGGTTACGTCATCCCCAAAGACGCCATTGTTCTGCCCTACCTGGACTCCGTGCTGAATGACCCCGAGGTTTGGGGTGACCCCGACAATTTCCGGCCTGAGAGATTTATGGGCCCTGACGGAAAAGTTACTAAACCTGAGGAATTCATTCCCTTTGGCATTGGTAAGAATGACAGCTTTGTCTGGTTATTGATTTGATAGTTTATCATTTATTGATTTGCACaacaagggggtggggggggggtatttttgtgGAATCAACTACACATGATTATGTTGGGTAAAAGGATTACAAATATTCCAATATATTGCCAAGGGATTCATAAAAACGTAATATTTAATCAATGAGGATTAAAATCGCTTGTtcttttcaatgcttgttattctctcatgtGCCAGGAGAATTGTTCCGCGTAACTCTCACTCACtgcattacacatgtcgtatacaCTTCGAGCGCTCACTTCCCTTGGTTTCTCAGATCGTAATTTTTATCGAACACAAAACACTGCAACATTTGGGGGGCGGGTAGCTCGGTTggcagagcactggacttgtcatcctAGAGTCACGGGTTCCAATTCcgaccgggacggacacgggtcaactttatgtgcggACTCAaatacggtatccatgtcccacccccgtgtcaccacagagGCACGTCACAGTAAAAGCcctcggtcattctgtcataagtgcaggtggctgattacatacacctaaacacgcagacacctgggtagcgcgactttccttgctgccagctttccactgggaggaagcgacccgaattgcCCAGCATTGAGATAAAGTTATAAAGTAAATGAAAGTTCAACTTTCCCTTTCCTCCATTTGCAGGTCGTCGTGTGTGTCTGGGGGAGTCTCTCGCCCGCATGGAGCTGTTCCTCTACCTCGCCACGCTCATACAGCGCTTCCGCTTCCTGCCACCGGGACAGGAACCGCTGCCATCTTTAGAGGGAATCATGGGATTTACTATCTCGCCGGCGCCATTTAAAGTGCGAGCGATCCCGAGATATTAACGGTTGCCTCGATGTCAGCTCTGGAATTGGAAGAAGAATGGAACAAAGCGGGaatgtcgagagagagagagagagagagagagagagagagagagagagagagagcataagCTAAGACAAGATAATTTTGTATTTACATGGGTTAGTTCGTTGGTTAATGTTTTTAACGTCCCTTATATTGCCATTGCTGTCAATGACAGATGCAAGTCTGTTTCTGTTCTCAGTTGACATGGTAGTCTCGGTTTATAAACATAGTTACCTTCAGACCCATCACATGTGCACAGTAAAAATATAAAGGGTTCTAAAAAGAGTTAAGAAAGTTTTAAAAGCGTCGAG is from Littorina saxatilis isolate snail1 linkage group LG5, US_GU_Lsax_2.0, whole genome shotgun sequence and encodes:
- the LOC138967640 gene encoding cytochrome P450 2J1-like encodes the protein MVTLDCSLLDPTTWLVGGVLSLSALWWLSTRRPSGLPPGPGLALPVIGHLHLLSSDLRAAFRTWRRQYGDVFSLYMGGRLVVVLNGLPVIKEALVKMADVFSNRPHMFIMVRITNLKGLVSSSGALWKEQRKTALEILRDFGMGKNVLAEKIQEEVTHYIRAVEDHHGAPVDLSTLTQISVSNNICSIIFGKRFDYDDPTFIGYMRMLEENMKAIGASAIINYMPILEHLPGDLFKVKLVVSRAMKFYDFVRQQISEHRKDRSQHTEKTDFIHAYLTQGEQLAQSNVENTLDNENLQNSISDLFVAGTETTSTAIRWTLLFFLHYPKVQDKCFQEISDVIGSGRAPSMQDRPKLQYLEATIMEVLRRADIVPTAVPHGLAHDVMFRGYVIPKDAIVLPYLDSVLNDPEVWGDPDNFRPERFMGPDGKVTKPEEFIPFGIGRRVCLGESLARMELFLYLATLIQRFRFLPPGQEPLPSLEGIMGFTISPAPFKVRAIPRY